One genomic window of Onychomys torridus chromosome 19, mOncTor1.1, whole genome shotgun sequence includes the following:
- the Fam162b gene encoding protein FAM162B encodes MLSVCGSVLRLQFTVRRVPQTVSSWPGWGPRVAGRPCSSSSQNPSGSEPPGKVHRIPAQYKPSQFDKKILLWTGRFKSIDEIPPLVPPEMVDAARNKARVKACYIMIGLTIIACFAVIVSAKRAVERHESLTSWNLAKKAKWREEAALAAQAKAK; translated from the exons ATGCTCTCGGTCTGCGGCAGCGTCCTGCGCTTGCAGTTCACCGTCCGCCGCGTCCCTCAAACTGTCTCGAGCTGGCCGGGATGGGGTCCCCGGGTCGCGGGCCGCCCCTGTAGCTCCAGCAGCCAGAACCCCAGCGGCTCTGAGCCCCCAG GGAAGGTTCACAGGATCCCCGCCCAGTACAAGCCTTCGCAATTCGACAAGAAAATCCTGCTGTGGACCGGGCGTTTCAAATCCATAGATGAGATCCCGCCCTTAGTACC GCCTGAAATGGTAGATGCCGCCAGAAACAAAGCTCGGGTGAAAGCTTGTTACATAATGATCGGGCTCACGATCATTGCCTGCTTTGCTGTGATTGTGTCGGCCAAAAGG GCTGTAGAACGACATGAATCCTTAACAAGTTGGAATCTGGCCAAGAAAGCCAAGTGGCGTGAAGAAGCGGCGTTGGCTGCACAGGCTAAGGCTAAATGA